The sequence TTTAGAGAGTAAAATAAATAACTTAATTAAATATGACATATAGTTGTCAACTATAATGATATATAATAGTGTTTATAAATCTTATTATATAGTTGTAATAGAAAAGGAAGAAGTAGTATGCATTATAAAGAAGTAAAGGGGATTTTATCACCAGGTAACGGTATGAATTTATATCGTGGTTGCACCCATGGTTGTATTTATTGTGACAGCAGGAGTTGGTGTTACAATATGGATCATGATTTTGAGGATATTGAAGTAAAGATTAATGCACCACAATTACTTGAAGAGTCACTTCGAAAAAAGCGTAAGAAGTGTATGGTTGGTACAGGGGCGATGTGTGATCCATATATGCATGTTGAAATGAAGCTTAATCATACAAGAAAATGTCTTGAAATAATTGATAGGTATGGGTTTGGACTTAGTATTCAAACAAAATCAAATCGTATATTGCGTGATTTAGATTTGCTGAAAAGTATAAATGAGAAATCTAAGTGTGTTGTTCAAATGACTCTTACTACTTATGATGAGGAGTTATGTAAAATTATTGAACCTGCTGTTTGCACTACAAAGGAACGTTTCGAAGTGCTTACGATTATGAGGGATAATGGGATTCCAACTGTTGTATGGATTGATCCAATGTTACCTTTTATCAATGATACAGAAGAAAATTTAAGAGGAATTTTAAATTATTGTATAGAAGCTAAGGTATACGGTATTATTTGTTTTGGTATGGGGTTAACTTTAAGAGATGGTAATAGAGAATATTTTTATAAGAAGTTAGATGAACATTTTCCAGGGCTTAAAGAAAAATATCATAAAAAGTATGGTTACAGTTATGAAATAAGAAGTGATGAAAGTAAGAAATTTATGCATATCTTCCGTTCAGTATGTAAAGAACATGGGATAGTTTGCAATAATGATGTAATATTTAATTATATGCATACTTTTGAAGAAAAGCAGATAGTGCAGCAATTAAGCTTATTTTAGATAGTATAATGTAAATAAAAATGGAACTCTGTTGTGAAGGCAGTGTTCTGTTTTTTTTATAATGAAAACATTAAGTTAGAATTTAGTTTACCTTTGTGTCGTATTGAATTAAATTAGTATAACTAATAAAATATTAGTGTGGTAAATTGTGGATTATTATTAAAGAAGTTATGTTATTTAGGATTAAGACCAACTGTTCAAGTTAGTGCAAAGACTAAAAATGGTCAAACAGTAGATGTAACTTTTTATACAGATACTGATGAATTAATTGGAGTATGTTTTCATGGTGAATAAAAGAATAAAATGATTTATTTCCCTCCAGTGTCCTCATAGACACTAGAGGGCTTTATTTACACTTTTATTTTAAAGTAACTTAATCAGTGATTCTAACTCTTCAGATAAAACTTTTGCAAGTTCAAAATCAGTATTTTTTAGAGCCGTTTCTATTTTTATTTCAACAGCTCTTTTCTTTTGTTCAATTTCTAAATAGTCTTTATCAAAATACTTTGCATAAATCATCTTTCTAAATTTTCGCATACTCATTCTTCTAATTGTCTTATCTTCAATAATTAAAACATAATCTACGCAGTTTATAATAGAATAGTAATCATGAGATATCATTAAAATCGCACCGTTATAATTTGATATGGCTTTTTCAAGTGCTATCTGTGAATAGGTGTCTAAATGACTTATGGGTTCATCTAGAAGCAACATGTTTGATTTACTAGCAGAAACTTTGGCTAACTGAAGTATATTCTTTTCTCCACCAGATAAAGATCCTATTTTTTGGTTTATGATTTCTTCGTCAAAACCATAGTTTGAAATATATGATTCAACATCTTCATAAGTTTTAAAACCTGCATCTAGGAATTCTTCAAGTATTGTATTAGATTCATTTAGTATTTCACCTTGAAGCTGTGATAAATAAGCTATTTCAATGTGAGGATCTATTTCAATAGCAGGATTATTATTTTTAAAGATATCTCTAAGTAAAGTTGTTTTTCCAGTACCGTTTAACCCGATAATAGCCACTTTATCATTAGATTTAATCTCAAAGTTAATGTTTTCTAAAAGTGTATCATCAAAGCTAACACTGTAATCATTAACTTTTAAAGCAATTGTTTCTTCAATCGGATTATTAGTAGTTAAACGGATATAAGGTTGTTTAATTTCAATAAAAGGTGTTTTTATTCTACGAGCTTCTAATCTTTCTAGAAATTTCATTTTACCTTTTAGATATCTTCCAGCAGCAGTCTCACCTGTAATTTCTGCTCTCTCTCTTAGTCTATTGATTATATGCTCGTTTCTCTCAATTTCTTCATTATCAGCAATAGCTAGTTCTTGTAACTCAATTTTAGTTTGAAGTAATGAGAAGTTATAATCAATATAGCTTCCATCAAATTCTTGGAGTTCAAGATTTTCTAAGTGTATAATTTTATTAAAGCAATGATTCAATAGATATCTGTTGTGGGTGATTACTAACATTATTCCTTTGTGAGAATTAATTAGATTTCTAAGAGAATTAAGGTTTTCAAAGTCTAAAAACACATCAGGTTCATCCATAATCATTAAGTGTGGGCTATTAAGCATTTCCTTAATAACTTGGATAAGTTTGAATTGACCACCACTAAGTTCAGATATCGTTAGATCTTTAAGCTTGTTTAAGTTTGCAAGATTTAATTTTTTATTAAGGTTGCTTTCGAAATCATCTCCACCAATTGCATCAAGTGCCTCTAAAGCTTCTTGGTATTTTATTAGTAAAGTATCAATATCTGAAGATGTTTCCATTTCAGCACAAATAGAGGCTATCTCATTTTGTAGTTTAATAAAATCTTCACATATATATTCGAAAACTGTAGTTTCTTTTATTTTATCTAGTTGTGAGAATTGACTTACATATCCAATCCTACAATTTGGATCAATCTCTAGGGTACCATCGAACACATATTTTTCTGGGTCCATAATTATATCTATCAGTGTACTTTTTCCGCTACCACTCGTACCTATAAAGGCGCAATGTTGATCATCTTCTAAGGTAAAAGAAATCTTATTATAAAGATCTTTTTGCGGAAAGGAGTAAGACAAGTTATCAACTTTTATCATAATATTACCTCTCTTTATCATTTGAAAAGAGCCTATAAAAATAAGCTCTTCAATATATGCAAAACCTTCCAAGTTGCAATTCTACAATTGGAGAAGTTCTGAAGTAACGATATTCTTTTTTTAGTTTATCGTTTGTAGCATAACATTTTTTTCGACTAATTTCAATCATTTCATGATAAGGTGGGGAATATTTGCAAAGAGGGTGTAGCAAATTTAAGCTACACCCTTTTTCACAAAGTATTATTAGATTGTTAACGTTGATAGATATTTATCCAACATAAACTGAATATAAAATGAATATAAATTGAATGTAGACTTTTGGATTTTAAGGTTCTATTTAGTCTAGGGGTTTGCTATACCATTTGTTTGAAATAGAGAAGGAACAAATATGAAATATAGTAGAAGGAGGTACATATTCTATTGGAGGAAGAAAGAATAAATTAATTAGTAGAGACGAATTAAAAAATAATAATATTTTAGATAAAGTGTTTGAACAGATTTTAGATATTTATAAAGTATTAGGGATATTTATAATTGGTTCAATAATTGGATTTGTAGTTGAAACCCTTTGGTGTACTGTTGTGAATAAGCATTTAACATTTAGAAATGCTGGACTACTTGGCCCCGTTAATCCTATATATGGTGTAGCGATGGTTATGTTTACCATGTTATTTCATAAATTTAGACCCAAAAAAACGTATCAGATCTTTCTAATGGCAGCAATTTGTGGAGGTGCCTTTGAATTTATTTGTTCTGTACTTCAAGAGATGATATGGCATACAAGATCTTGGGATTATTCAAGAGATTTCATGAATTTATATGGAAGAACAAGCCTTCAATATATGATTTTTTGGGGAATTATAGGCTATGTATATATTCTATATATTTATCCATTAATTAGTGAAAAGTTAGAAAAAATCAATGTGAAATACGTAAAGGCAGGATTGATTGTTGGAGCTTTAATTATAGCTATTGATTGGATTAGGTTTGGAATAATATTGCTTTAAGATTGTGTATAGATATGTAGATTTTTGCTAAATTGGACTAGCTTAGTATTGATATTAAGCTGATTTTCATTAATATAAAAATCAAATAAATAATACTACTTGAAAGTTTTTAACCCTTCAGTGTAAAACTGAAGGGTTTATTTTTTGGTAAAAGGCAGATATAATTTTAGATAAGCAATGGTAATATTTAGGCACAAATTTAGTGCTATGTAAAATATAAAAATCAAAGCGTGCAAATTATGATAGTTTTGGGGGATAAAGATGAATCAATTAAAAAAGTTTATAGGACATAAATGTTTTCTATCACCTGTAGATACGAGTATGACAGAGGTTGTGGCTAAATGGAGCAATGATATTGAAATGTCTATTAAAACTGGTGATATTTCAGACATGATTACTTATGAAACACAGAAAGAATACCTAGAAGGTATGAACAGTCGTAGTGAATATGCTTTCTATATAGTAGATAACTCTAATGAGAAGGTAATTGGAATTGCAAGACTTATGCGAATAAGTTTTATAAACAGAAATGCGGTAATGGGAATGTTCATAGGTGAAAAGGATAATAGAAACAGTGGCATTGGAACTGAAGCTGGGAAGCTATTGCTTGATTTTGCTTTCAACGTACTTAATCTAAGAAATGTTATGGTTGAAGTATTTTCCTTTAATAAAGCTTCACTAAAGCTATGTAAGAAGTGTGGTTTTAAAGAAATAGGCAGAAGAAGAAAAGCGATTATTTATGGGCAACATGAATATGACGAGGTTTTTCTAGATATACTTAATGAAGAGTTTAGTGATTCAATTATAGAAGGATATTTAGAATAGAACTTCAAAGTTAAACTATTCAGTGCATATGATATATGTTAGAGAGTTTTTATAAGAAGATAAAAATAAATAGAAGTAACCCAATATTGATACAAACAATTATATTGGGATATTCTATCTGTCTGTTTAAAAGTTATCCTTACGTGTGAAATTTTATAGTTGTTTTTTTACTTGCTTATCAAATATTGCACATAGTCCAGCTATGAAAATGAAACAGGCACCTATCTTGCCCAAAATGCCATTGGAATTAATAAAAAAGAAAATTGAATTTAGAAAACATAGAACTGAGAATGCAATTCTGTAATCGACGATAAATTTTTTCATTATATAATAAATCCTCCTACACTTATAGCCATATTTAATTACAAGAGTATATCATTATTTTTATAGGATGTAAATATTGGATAAATACTTTGCGTGAGATAATAAGTATGCATATTGAAGGATGTTTGTATTATATTGTTAATACTTTGGAAATTTATTAGTAAGTATTATTACTGAAATTGTAAAGTTAATAGAATAATTTTATAATGCGATTTTAAGAAGTATATAAATTGGGAGTGAGAAAATGAGTAAAGTTAAACAACATCAATCATATGGGCTATCAGGAGAGTGGAGATTAATTTTACAAGATGTGGGAAGAGGAAACTTACAGCAGGCAATTGATTTATATGAGGATGGAAATACAATTGAATGTAAAGTACCAGGAGATGTGCATATTGCCTTAACAGAAGCAGGAGTTATTGAAGATCCACTTATAGATCTAAATGGTGAAGATTGTAGATGGTTAGAAGAAAAAGAATTTTGGTATATAAAGGTATTTGATATAGAAGAAGATTTCGTTCAGGATTATGAGGAGATTACTTTTGAAGGACTTGATTTAACTTCTGATATTTGGCTAAATAACAAGTATATTGGGTGTCACAATAATGCTTTTATTGGGAAAACAATTGATATAACATCTAATATTAAGGTGGGTAAAAACTTATTGGTTGTTAGAATAGATGATGGTGTTAATAGTGTGAAAGAAAAACCAATTGAGTTGATGAAATACTCTTGGAACAATGATCAGCCTTATAGAGTATGGATGAGGAAGCCTCAATATGTATATGGATGGGATTGGACAATCTGGTTACCAACCTGTGGAATATGGAAGGATGTGCACATTGACAGTTATCACAAAGCATATATTAATGATGTTTATATTGAAACACAATTTGAAGGAAATAGAATATCTAAAGCAGATAATATTAGTTTAGGTATAAACATTGAACTTAAAGCATTAAAAAATGAGAAGTATACTCTTCAATGTGAGTTGTACAAGGATGGACGTTATGATGATGCTAACAGTCCTATTAGTATTTGCAGTAAAGATGTAATTCTAGAAGCCTCAATAGTGAATTACAATATGAAATTAGAAATAAAGGAACCTAATTTATGGTGGCCCAATAAATCAGGGATGCCTTATTTATATTGTGTTAAGGTACAAATTAAAGATAATGAAGGAAAAATTATTGATACTTCAGTGAGAAAACATGGATTAAGAACTGTAGAAATTGATAAGCAGGATCTTGGAGATAACCAAAAAAGTTTTACCTTTAAGATAAATGATAATCTTATATTTGTTAAGGGAGCCAACCATGTGCCAGCGGATTGTTTATTAGGGCGTATAACTGATGAAAAAGACAGAAGAATTCTAGAAGCAGCTGCAGATGCTAATATGAACATGATACGTGTTTGGGGTGGCGGTGTTTATGCAAGTGAAGCTTTTATGGATGGTTGTGATGAATTGGGATTAATGGTATGGCATGATTTTATGTTTGCATGCGGATACTATCCAGATTATGACGAAAAATTTTATGAAGAGATTAAAATAGAAGCAACAGTGGCTATAAAGCGTCTTAGAAATCATGTTAGTTTAGTTGGATGGTCAGGTAATAACGAAATTCAGGAGATGTATACATCAGCTAAGGAGTATCATGAAGAATTGCCTTGGTATGGTGGACGTTTTTATGAGGAACTTTTGCCTAGCCTTGTAAAATCACTTTGTTCAGATAGAATATATAGGGAAAGTAGTCCATATGGAGGGGATATGCCTGCAAGCTATGAGGAAGGTGATCAACATACATGGCATTTTACCCATCGTCCTAACTGGGAACATTATTTAGACTTATGGCGTTTTACAGATTTTGATTTTAAGTTTTTGAGTGAGTTTGGTATTATAGGTGCAATGAATATTGAATCTGCAAAAAAGTGTATTAAAGCAGAAGCTTTTAATCCAGATTCTCATGAGTGGCTATATCATACAAACACAACCAGTGAGCATCAGTTACTAAATATTATAGTTAATAAATATTTTGGGGATTGTTCAAAAATGGACATTCAAGAATATATTCTTAAAAGTCAAGTTATACAAGCAGAGATTATGCGCCATATTTATGATGAATTACGTGCTAGAAAATTTAGATGCTCTGGAATTTTACTTTGGACTTTAAGTGATTCTTATGGTATACACAATTGGTCTGTAATTGATTATTATTTAGGCAAAAGACCTGTATACTATTATTTGAAAAGATCAATGGCTCCACTTGGATTAACACTAAAAGGTTATGAAGCACAAAATTTTGATGGGATGGCTAATTATAAAAAGTATTATAAGGGAGAGGTTAAGCCCATAGAAGTTACAGTGATTAACGATACATTAGAGGATAAAGATGTATTTTTTGAATATAGGATTCTAACTGTGAATGGACAAGTATTGAAAAGTGGAGAAATAGCCCAAAATATAGAAGCAAATAGCACACGAGTATATGCAAATATTGATTTTTCAGATATTAAAAAAGATATAATTCCAGAAGAAACCTTTCTACATGCAAAGATAAGTTGCGAAGGAGAGACTTTAAATGAAAATCGATACTTCTTTGCACCTTATAATAAATTAAATCTAAGCGCAGCAGATATTGAGTGTACTGTAAATAGGATATCAGATATAAAAGTAAAGATGAAGTTGCAGTCTACAACTTTTGTATGGATGCTTCATCTTGCAACTCCAGATGGGATAAATCCTTCAGATAATGATTTTGATTTAATTTCAAATGAGGCAAAGTATATTGAAGTAGAGGTAGAAAATGCAGAGAATTATATGCCTGAGTTCTTTAGTTTAAACCCAAGAACAAAAGTTAAAATTATAAATGACTCAAAATGCTTGAATTAGAGAAAGTGAAATATTAGAGGGATATTTATTAATAGAAAAGCCATCAATCTAAGAATAAAATTAAGATTGATGGCTTAAATATTTTTTAATTATTTAGTTGTAATTATTAAAGGTCAAACTTAGTAGTTTCTTTTTGAGACAAATGAGCACTGTACTTTGAAACTAAAGATACGCCCTTGTTTACAAATATATCTTTAGCTATTATGGTATCCATAAGACTATTTACCTCGTCTTTTGTTAAAGTAGGTTTCACACCTGCTATGCTTAAAGAAGCCTTGTCACCTGCAGCATTGATAAATGTTAAAGATAGTGTATATTCCATGTTAAAAATCCTCCCTACAATCTAATTTTTGATTTCATTAATTTAATTATTAAGCATTAAGCGTTAGTGATCTTTGAAGCTTCATTTAAATAGTAATCCCTAGTGCCATTTCCTAATACAGCCTTTATAGCCTCAGCTACAGCAAAGATATTTTCTATTGGAGCAGTACCCTTTACTCCAGAGAAGGTCTTCTTTTTATAAACTTTTGCTCCTGTTTTATCTGTTCCACTTTCAACCTCCATAGAAAAAGAAGTGGTGTTTAAAGTTTTGTTTACTGCCATAATAAAATCCTCCCTATAAATTTAATTTTTAACTTTTAACTTTTAAGCTTTGTGCACATTGCTTACAATTTCTATATATGCAATTATTGGAATATTTAAGGGGCTACGTTGAATTTTTTTAAATTTTATATTTTGTTTTTTAGAAATAATTAAGCACTTTTATTTTCATTTGTATAATCAATAACAACTCCAAGTTTTGTAGAGATAATGGTATTAAGTTTATTGATTGAAGCAGTTAATCCAACGATTTGCTTTTCAAGGCGCATAAGCAGATAAGCACTTATGGCAACAGGAAAACCAACATTGGCAATTAAGTTTGCTAGATCATTACCGTTCATATTAAGTTCACCTCCATTCATTATTTATATATGTAACTCGCAGAGTAATTGCATAGAGATAGAGTGCATCCACATTAAAATGAGAAATACTACTGAATTATGGATTATTCACAAGAATTACATCAGTATATTTCTAGTTATTAAGAAGAAAATAAATCTTGTAATCTAAAATAAAGGAGGAATTAATTATGGAAGTAGCTATGATGGAGCCAGTAGATTCATTAATACATGTAGGCACTGAAATGCAATCTTGTATTGATTCTTGTAACAGATGCGCTCAGATTTGTGAAGAATGTTTAAATTTATGTTTGCAAGAACATAACATTAAAGATAGGTTGATGTGCATCAGAACACTTCAAGATTGTGCTGAAATTTGTACTACTTCAGCTTGCTTTATGGCAAGAAGTAGTGTTAATGCAAAGGAAGTAAGTAGTGTATGTGCAACAATATGTGAAAAGTGTGCATCAGAATGTGATATGTTTAAAGACGATCATTGTAGACTTTGTGCTGATACATGCCGTCATTGTGCAGATGAATGCAGAAGAATGAATAATGCATAGCAGCCTTTATTTTAAGAAATTGCAAAAGAGAAATACCCTAATTTAGGGTATTTTTCTTTTACTATAATCAAAATAAATTATTAATTCATATCATATTTATTGATAAAGTTTTAGGAGATTTACAATGAATAATAATTATGAAGGTTGTCCGTGTACATTAAATACTACAAGAATATGTGGTGATACTCCTATTGATGCATCAATAGAAGTATCTAAGATTGGGTTTGCAGATATGAGACCTAATACAGTTATTTTGGTAAATGAGAATGAAGTTTTTGACGGAATAGCAGCAAGCTCTTTGGTTCACTTTCCGTTTAATGCACCCATTCTATATACAGATGGAAATACTTTAAGCAAAAAAACTTTGGAGGAAATTCAAAGGTTATCTCCAAAGGGATATCAAGAGATACAGGTGATTTTAGTTGGGAATATTGCAAAAGCAGTATCTTTAGAACTTACCTTTCATGGATTTAATACAGAGCAGATGGTTGGACATAATCATTATGAAACTGCAACTATGGTTTGCGATTTTAGAGAAGTGTTTGATAATATCATTATAATGTCTGGAGAAGATTATACAGAAGGGATTGCTTCAGCTTATTGGGCAGCACATCATGGCTCTCCAATTTTGTATGTGCAAAAAAACAATATTCCTCGTTGTACCTTTGAGGAAATAACAAAAATGAAAAATGTTAATGTTTATATTTTAGGTTCAACAAAAACTGTATCAAAATCAGTTGAACTTTCATTAGAACAAATCCGCAACGTAAAAAGAGTACAGAGAATTGAGGGAAATAGCATATATGATATAGCAGTGAATTTTGCTAAGTATAAAGATGAGGAAACAGGATTTGGGTGGGATAGAGACTATAGAGCAGGTCACGCTTTTACATTTGGAGATATAAATCAACCAATGAGTATTATAGCAGGAGTAGTATTTGCACATATGGGAAAGCATACGCCTCTTCTTTTAGTTGAAAAAGATAAGGTGCCAATGATTGTAGAAAGCTATATAGATTCAGTGAAACCTCTACCGCCTAAGGACATGCCTAAACCTCCATTTATGCATGGATTTATAATGGGGAATCTTGAAAGTATAAGTTATGAAGTGCAAAAAAGTTTAGAAAAATACCTGTCTATTGATTACGAAATGATGGGGATGGATTCTAAGATAGAGATAATAGAAAATGTTCCAGATATAATAGAAGAGCTTAAGCAGAAAATTAAGGAAAAAAAGCACAATATAAATATAGGAAATGCTGTTAAAGGCAAAGAAGATGTAGAATTAACCCATGAAAAAAATAGTGATTTCTATACTCAGCCAGAGATGATAAAAATGGAGCATAAGAACTTAGATAAAGGAAGAGAAGTGCTTGCAGAGAGTAAAGATAATTGTAGTGTTGATATGAATAAATTTAAAAAATATTGTATGAATCATAGTGATAAAGATTTAGTGAATTTTGTGAATTACGAAATTGGTTATGAATATATTGCTGAAAAGGTGAAATTTGATTGCTTGATTATAGGCGTAAGAGATTTAATTGATTAAGCAGTAAAAGAGATTTTCATAAATATGAAAGTCTCTTTTACTGTTTATATGATAGTTGAATAATTTAATAAATGGTGGAAAAAATAAATCTATTATTAAAAATCTGTAAGAACTATTAAGAGGAGGGAGTATCCTTTGAGCAATGCAAATATAGTTGGAGTGAGTATACCTAGAAAAGAAGCGTATGATAAGGTTACTGGTGCAGCTAAATATGTTGATGATACAAATAGTCCAGGAATGTTAACTGCTAAGATACTTACAAGTCGCTATGCACATGCAATAATAAAATCAATTGATATATCCGAAGCAAAGAAAGCACAGGGGGTGAAGGCTGTTATAGCTGGAGACTACTTTCCTGTACTTTGTGGAGCATTAATAGAGGATAGACCTCCAATAGCAAGAGATAAAGTTAGATATTATGGTGAACCTGTAGCAGTAGTTGTAGCTAATAGTGAAATGGAAGCTATGAAAGCATTAGAACTTATAAAAGTTGACTATGAACCTTTGCCTGTGGTTAGCTCAATATATGAAGCATTAAAGGCTGATGCGCCTCTTGTTCATGAGAAATTAAATGAATATAGGTTAGCCGTAAATGATGTATTTCCAGAAGCTAATACAAATGTTTCTGATAGAATTCAGATAAGAAAAGGTGATGTGGAGAAGGCTTGGGAAGAAAGTGAAATTAGAGTGGAAGCTAAGTTTTCTATTCCTCAATCAGATCATATTGCTATGGAAACTAGAAATGTAAGAGCACAGATTATGCCTGATGGAAAGGTGATAATAGAAACATCTTCCCAATCTCCTTTTTTTGTTAAAACTCTATTAAGTAGATATTATGATATTCCAGAAGGAAATGTAGTTATAAAAGTTCCGCTTGTAGGGGGAGGCTTTGGTGGGAAATCACCTATACAGCTTGAACTTATAGCTTATCTTGCATCAAGGGCCGCTAATGGCAAATTAGTAAAGCTTGCTAACACAAGAGAAGAGGATATTAAGACTTCTCCATGTAAAATTGGACTTGAGGCAAGTTTGAAACTTGGAGCTACAAGAGATGGAGTTATAAAAGTTCTTGAAGCTAGTTATATGCTTGATGGTGGAGCTTACTCAGATATAGGTCCACGTATGGCAAAGGCAATAGCAGTAGATTGTTCAGGGCCATATAATATTGAAAATATATGGTGTGATTCAATCTGTGTTTATACTAACCATACGTATGTTACTTCATTTAGAGGCTTTGGTCATTTAGAGTACACATTTTGTATGGAAAGAATGATAGATAAACTGGCAACAGCACTTCGTATGGATCCATTAGAATTAAGAATAAAAAATGCTATACAACCTAATCAATACACACCAACTCAAGTAAAAACAACATTAAGCAATGTTGGTAATCTATCAGAATGTTTAAAAAAACTAAAAGAATTATCAAATTGGGATGAAGGTCAAGTAATTAAAAACGATGATGGATTAATTAAAGCCAAAGGTATGGGATGCTTTTGGAAAACATCAGATTCTCCTACAGATGCTGGTTCAGGAGCATTGATCACTTTCAACTCAGATGGAAGTGTAAACTTGAATTGCGGTGCAGTAGAAATTGGTCCAGCTAGCAAAACTACTTTAGCACAGATATTAGCTGAAAAGTTGAAAATGGATGTGAACAGAATCAATGTAATGATGACAGTTGATACTCAAGTTTCTCCAGAACATTGGAAGACAGTTGCAAGTATGACAACATATATGGGAGGAAATGCAGTACTTAGAGCTGCTGAGGATCTTATAAGTCAATTGAAAATTGTGGCTTCTACTGCATTAAAGTATCCGCCAGACGATTTTGATGTAGCCAATGAGAGGGTATTTTTAAAACAGGATCCAGATACATATCTTGCATTCAAAGATTTAGTTAAAGGCTATAAAGAACCTCAAGGTCTTGCAGTACAAGGACAAATTCTTGGGCGTGGAAATTTTATAATGAGCAATTTGACTAATTTAAATGAAGAAACTGGCAAGGGGAAAGCAGGTCCAGCATGGACAGTAGGTGCTCAAGCAGTAGAGATAGAATATGATCCCAAAATGTTTACCTATAGACTTTTGAAGGCTATTACTGTTGTTGATGCAGGAAAAGTGATTAATCCTAAAACTTCAAGAGGGCTGATTATGGGAGGAATAAACATGGGATTTGGAGTGGCAACCCGTGAAGCTTTTACCTATGATGAGGAAGGTAGGCTCCAAAGTACTACTTTACGTAA comes from Clostridium sp. TW13 and encodes:
- a CDS encoding xanthine dehydrogenase family protein molybdopterin-binding subunit, giving the protein MSNANIVGVSIPRKEAYDKVTGAAKYVDDTNSPGMLTAKILTSRYAHAIIKSIDISEAKKAQGVKAVIAGDYFPVLCGALIEDRPPIARDKVRYYGEPVAVVVANSEMEAMKALELIKVDYEPLPVVSSIYEALKADAPLVHEKLNEYRLAVNDVFPEANTNVSDRIQIRKGDVEKAWEESEIRVEAKFSIPQSDHIAMETRNVRAQIMPDGKVIIETSSQSPFFVKTLLSRYYDIPEGNVVIKVPLVGGGFGGKSPIQLELIAYLASRAANGKLVKLANTREEDIKTSPCKIGLEASLKLGATRDGVIKVLEASYMLDGGAYSDIGPRMAKAIAVDCSGPYNIENIWCDSICVYTNHTYVTSFRGFGHLEYTFCMERMIDKLATALRMDPLELRIKNAIQPNQYTPTQVKTTLSNVGNLSECLKKLKELSNWDEGQVIKNDDGLIKAKGMGCFWKTSDSPTDAGSGALITFNSDGSVNLNCGAVEIGPASKTTLAQILAEKLKMDVNRINVMMTVDTQVSPEHWKTVASMTTYMGGNAVLRAAEDLISQLKIVASTALKYPPDDFDVANERVFLKQDPDTYLAFKDLVKGYKEPQGLAVQGQILGRGNFIMSNLTNLNEETGKGKAGPAWTVGAQAVEIEYDPKMFTYRLLKAITVVDAGKVINPKTSRGLIMGGINMGFGVATREAFTYDEEGRLQSTTLRNYKVMRYGENPEYIVDFVETPQADAPFGARGFAEHGIIAIPGAFANAISRATDYEFDKLPITPEEIWKAKTGGKYDTL
- a CDS encoding four-helix bundle copper-binding protein, producing MEVAMMEPVDSLIHVGTEMQSCIDSCNRCAQICEECLNLCLQEHNIKDRLMCIRTLQDCAEICTTSACFMARSSVNAKEVSSVCATICEKCASECDMFKDDHCRLCADTCRHCADECRRMNNA
- a CDS encoding cell wall-binding repeat-containing protein, which produces MNNNYEGCPCTLNTTRICGDTPIDASIEVSKIGFADMRPNTVILVNENEVFDGIAASSLVHFPFNAPILYTDGNTLSKKTLEEIQRLSPKGYQEIQVILVGNIAKAVSLELTFHGFNTEQMVGHNHYETATMVCDFREVFDNIIIMSGEDYTEGIASAYWAAHHGSPILYVQKNNIPRCTFEEITKMKNVNVYILGSTKTVSKSVELSLEQIRNVKRVQRIEGNSIYDIAVNFAKYKDEETGFGWDRDYRAGHAFTFGDINQPMSIIAGVVFAHMGKHTPLLLVEKDKVPMIVESYIDSVKPLPPKDMPKPPFMHGFIMGNLESISYEVQKSLEKYLSIDYEMMGMDSKIEIIENVPDIIEELKQKIKEKKHNINIGNAVKGKEDVELTHEKNSDFYTQPEMIKMEHKNLDKGREVLAESKDNCSVDMNKFKKYCMNHSDKDLVNFVNYEIGYEYIAEKVKFDCLIIGVRDLID
- a CDS encoding YvrJ family protein, with translation MNGNDLANLIANVGFPVAISAYLLMRLEKQIVGLTASINKLNTIISTKLGVVIDYTNENKSA